The Thermoanaerobaculia bacterium nucleotide sequence ACGAGGCGCGCGTTCGACTGGAAGAGGCGTTCGCCAGGTTCGACCAGGAATGTCGTCGACGGGCTGGCAGCAGCCCCAACGTCCGGACCTCCGTTTTCGGTACGGTTTTGCTCGAAGACCTGGTGAGGTTCAACGCGCTGCATACGCGCCACCATTGCAAACAGATGCCCGGCGCAACCTAATCACTGCCATGCTTGAAAGCGGGTCAGCGGATCGAAGCGTTTCACGCCGAAGCAACTTACGAGCGTAGAGTACGTACTTGTCCTGGCGGGCGTTCGCGTCCGAATCCTGAGGTGACGCCCAACTGCAACCCGGACGGAGTGAGACGATGAAGATCAGCCGCCGATCCTTTTTCAAAGCTGCAGCCTCAATCGGTGCTTCGCTCGCATGGGCCGGACCGGCTCGAGGTTCGCGTGCCCACTGGCATGAGCGGCGTGATCTCTATCCCCAGGGGGTCGCCTCGGGCGATCCCGATCCGCACAGCGTCATCCTGTGGACGAGGCGGCCGTTCGCAGAGGGCACACGCCATCTCCTCACCGTGGAGGTAGCCGAGGATGAGGCGTTCCACCGAGTCGTTGCGCACGCGCAGGCGCCGGTCTCGAGCGCCGCGGACTGGACCGCGCGCGTTCTGGTCGGCGGCCTCAAGCCGGCGCGCACTTACTGGTATCGGTTTACCGACACCGAGGGAAACGGGAGCCGGGTCGGCCGCACGATCACCGCGCCGTTGCCAGACGATCCGCGCACGGTGAATTTCGCGTTCGTGAGCTGTCAGGATGTCAATGAGGGCAAGCTCAACGCCTATCGCCGGATGATTTTCGAAGATGAACGCGCTCCCGCCGTCGCGAAGCTCGACTTCGTTCTGCACCTGGGCGACTTCATCTACGAGGTGGTGGAGTATCCCGACGAAGTGAAGACACGCTACGACCGCACGATCTATGAGGTCGCGCGCATACCGGACGGCCACAAGATCGGCAACTTCCACATACCGCTGACCGTCGAAGGCTACCGGGCCATCTACAAGGGCTATCTCGCCGATCCCGACCTCCAGGACGCCCGCGCCCGCTGGCCGTTCGTCGCGATCTGGGACAACCACGAATTCTCGTGGCAAGGTTGGCAAAGCATCGTCAAGGGCGGAACGTTCGAGCAGCCGGGCCAGACCGTCAAGGTCGCGGCGAACCAGGCCTGGTTCGAATACCTCCCCGCACGCGTCGCGCCGCCGAGCGGGTCACTCGAGCACTTCGGTCCACCCGCGGTAAGAGACGTTCCCATCAAGGAGTTCGACAGCGATGGGCTGGGAGTGGAACCGAACAACCTGATCGCGATCAATAGCCTCCAGGGCTACAGGTCGCTGCGTTACGGTCAGCATCTGGACCTGATCATCACCGATCAGCACAGCTTTCGGAGCGCGGATCCCTTCAGCGATCCGTCTCTCGCAAAGCTCGGCGGCGACGAATACATAGGAATGTTTCCTGAACCGGAGATGCGGGCTCTCGACGGCGGGCGCGCGTTCAACGGCGGCAATCCTCCTCGGGAGATCCGGTTCAACGATGCGCGTGTCCCCAATCCTCAACGGAGCGCGCCGCCGCAGACGATTCTCGGGGCGAGGCAGAAGGCATGGTTCAAGGAAAAGCTCAAGAGCTCGACCGCAGGGTGGAAGATCTGGGCGAACTCGCAGGGCGCGCTGGATTTGCGCGCTGACCCGCAGAACCTGCCCGCCGGTCTCACCAGGGAGCCCTGGCCCGCGAACACCTACGCGTCCGCGGGTGGCGGTGATTACGGCACCGCGTACGTAGAGCGCGCCGAGATATACGATCTCGTTCGCGACTCGAAGATTACAGGCTTCGCCATCGTCTCGGGCGACCGTCACAGCTTCTGGGCCGGATACGCGACCGCGGAACTTCCGCCCGGCAAATTCGAGCCGGTCGGCTTGAGCTTCGTTGGCGCTTCTCTCACCAGTCCCGGACCCATGGAAGCCTATGAGCACAGGCTGCCGAAGGATGCTCCGCTGCGATCGCTGTTCCTTGCGGACAGGGAGGCGGGAGCGAAGCCGGACTGGACTTTCAACATGCTGCTCAAGCACGGCGTCCGTGCGTGCCTCGAGTATGCAAAGAGTCGCGACCTCGAGCGCGCAAGGTCGCTGTCCAACCCGGATCTGGCTCCGCACGTCGAGTTCGTTGATCTCGGAGGACACGGTTATGCGAAGGTCCAATTGTCGGCCGGTGAGATGCGCACCGAGTTTGTCTGCATCCCACGCCCGATTACGCGCAGCGAAAGGCCGGACGGGGGGCCAATCAGGTATCGGGTATCGCACACTGCTGCACTGTGGAAGAGCGGAGAGCGACCGCAGCTGAAGACGTCGGTGCTCGAAGGCGACGTTGGACTGGCGATGTGACGGGCTCACGGCGCTCGTTTTCATAGCGAGGCATTCGACTTTTGACTGTGCGATCGACGTCGAGCCGACAGGCAAGCTCTTTCGGCAGTGGTGGTCTGTCGTCTAAGGCCCCGTTGCAGTGGACGCGGCCAATAGCGCCGCGCCGCCGCAATCGAGTATCGTCAGCCGGCGCCGAATGAAGTTAGACTCACCTGACGCCGTGGCAAGTTTCGGTTGGGCCTGGGTCGCAGCGGTCGGCGCCCTGGCTGTTCACGTCGCGGACGAAGCAACTCACGATTTCCTCAGCTGGTACAACCCGCAGGCTCTTCGGATTCGCGGCCTGATGCATGGCATCCCGTTCCCGCCGACATTCACGTTCTGGCCCTGGCTCATGGCGCTCGGCGCCGGCGTCGCGTTCCTCGCTGCCCTGACGGTCGCCGCCTTCGCCGGTACCTCTTGGATGCGACCGGCGGCGTACGCGCTGAGTGCCATTCACGCACTCAACGGGACGGGCCATCTCGTCGGGGCGTTTCTGGCCAAGCGAGCGGTACCCGGTGTCCTGTCGGCTCCACTCCTGCTCGCGGCCAGCCTCTGGCTATGGCACGCCGCAAGGGAGTTGCCATGAGTTCGCCGGCTGACACCTCATTGCGGCGGCCTGCGCCCTGCGGGCTTGCCGCTGGTGAGCCGGCTGGAGTTCGGCTCGGGGGCCGTGGCGATGCGGTATGAGCCGAGAGGGTAGCGATCCCGTTTGATCGGAGGAGGACGCGTGAAGAAGCTCGCGAGCGGTCGGTTCGCCATCAAGAGCTGGGACGAGCAGCCTTACAGCGAGGGCCAGGACCTGCCCAAGCTCACTCGGGCCAGCGTCGAGAAGACGTTCACTGGCGATATCGAGGGGGAAGGACATGTGGAATACCTGATGATGTACCGCAGCGACGGGTCGGCGGCGTTCGTCGGCCTCGAGCGGATCGTCGGACGAATCGGCGGCAGGAGCGGAACTTTCGTGCTCCAGCGCGTCGGCGCGTTCGAAGGCGGCCAGGCGAAGGAGTCGTATTCGGTCGTTCCGGGGTCCGGAACGGGAGAGCTGCGCGGCCTGCAGGGCGACGGAAGCTCGGCCGTCGGCCACGGCACCGAGCATCCGTTCACGCTGAGCTATGAGTTCGTCTAGTCCAGCGGCGCTGCCGCCCCGGCGCCCGGAGCCGCGGTTCGGCCGCCCTTTCCCGCGGCTCGAGGAAGTCATCCGGCGCGACGGTGGCCGCTCCGGTTTGCCGGCTGGACGGCGCCGTTAGCCGTCGGGCACTCACGGAGATTGCCCGATGGAGATCACCGCCGTCGTCACCAGCTCGGCCAACGGTCATGAGGCGATCGTTCGAACCGGAGGTTCCGCCCGGGCGCTGAGCATCCCGCCAAAGGCCGCGGGCAGGGGCTCGAGCGTCAGCGGCGGCGAGTTTCTGTTGCTCGCCGTGGCCACGTGCTACTGCAACGATCTCTATCGCGAGGCCGAACGACTCGGCATTCCACTCGACCGGGTCGAGGTCGAGGCCACGGCAGAGTTCCCGGGCATCGGTCTCGCCGCTGCCCACATCCGGTATCGCGCGACGGTGTCCTCGCCGGCCCCGGAGTCGGTCATCTCGCGGCTCCTCCGCGAGACCGATGCCGTGGCGGAGGTTCACAACACGGTACGGGCGGGCGTTCCCGTGAGTCTGGTGCTGCCATGACGAACGTCCGCGAGGGACGTCGACGGGATCGATCATGCTCGTAGAAATCGGAAGGGTGGAGGCGATCTTTCGCTATCCCGTGAAGTCGATGGCCGGCGAGCGGCTCGACGCCGCCGAGCTCGGCTGGCACGGCCTCGAGAAGGACCGGCGTCTCGCATTCCGGCGGCTCGACGACCGAAGCGGGTTCCCGTGGCTGACGGCGACCAGGCTTCCCGAGCTGCTTCTGTTCTCCCCGCGCCGCGGCGAAGGCAGTGCACGGGACGACCTTCCCGCGCATGTCCGCACGCCGAATGGCGAAGAACTGCCGATCTTCGGCGAAGCTCTGGCCGCGGAGGTCGGACGCCGGTTCGGCGGTCCCGTGCAGATGACGCACCTGGATGCCGGGATCTTCGACGAAGCGAGCGTCTCGGTGATCGCATCCGAAACGGTGAGCGAGATCGGGCGGCTCGCGGGGCGGAGCCTCGACATCCGGCGATTCCGGCCGAACCTCGTCGTTCGCCTCGATCGGCCGGGGTCCTTCCAGGAGGACGCGTGGGTGGGCGGCGTGCTCACGTTCGGAGGGGGAGACGACGCTCCCGCCGTCGCCGTCACGATGCGCGACCTTCGCTGCTCGATGGTGAACCTCGATCCCGACTCGGCGAGCTCCGCTCCCGAGGTGATGAAGGCGATCGTTCGGGCCAATCAGAACAATGCGGGAATCTACGGCGCGGTCACTCGCATCGGCCGGCTGGCGGTCGGCCAGCCCGTATTCCTCCGTCCGACGGGGACGGGCGCGATCGAAACATGACTCTCGTGAACGTCTTCGCGGAATTCGTCGCCGGGATGTTCGCCGGGAGGTCGCGATGAAGATCACCCCGTTCTCGATCCGGATCGACGAAGAGGTCCTTTCCGACCTGCGATCGCGGATCCGGAACACCCGTTGGCCGGATCCGGCGCCCGGCGCTCCCTGGGAGCAGGGGACCGACCTCGAGTACCTGAAGCGCCTGCTGGGCTACTGGGCCGACGGCTTCGACTGGCGGGCGCAGGAGCGCCGCCTGAACACCTTCCGGCATTTTCGCGCCGAGGTCGGAGAAATCCGCGTGCACTTCGTCCACGAGCGGGCGCGGCGAGGGCGCGGCATACCGCTGATCCTGACCCATGGCTGGCCCAGCACGTTCGCCGAATATCTGCCGCTCGTGCCGCTCCTCACCGATCCGGAGGCCCACGGAATCGACGGGCCGGCGTTCGACCTCGTCATTCCCTCTCTTCCGGGATACGGCTTCTCGGAACGGCCGGCCCAGGCGAGTTACCGCACCGTGGCACGGCTGTGGCACGGGCTCATGCGCGGCCTCGGCTATGAGCGATATGCGGCCGGGGGCGGGGATTTCGGCGCGGGTGTCGCCGCGTACATGGCCGTCGAGAACCCGGCGCCCCTGATCGCCATTCATCTGACCACGATGGAACTCTGGCCGCCGACGGGCGAAGGGACGCGGCCGCCGACCGAAGCGGAAAGAGCCTATGTCGCCCGGGTGCGCCAGTGGGACGAAGTCGAACGGGGATATTCCTCCATCCAGTCGACGAGACCGCAGACCCTCGGCTATGCGTTGAACGATTCGCCGGCCGGACTCGCCGCCTGGATTCTCGAGAAATGGCGCGCGTGGAGCGACTCCGGCGGCGACCTCGAAGCGCGCTTTTCGCGGGAGTTTCTCCTCACGATGCTGACGCTCTACTGGGTCACGCAGACGATCACCTCGTCGATGCGCGACTATTTCGACAACCGGTGGCACGGGGCTGGGATTGAACCCGGCGCTCGCGTCGAGTTGCCCGTGGGAATCGCGAACTTCGACAGCAACTACGTGCCGGAGGGGAGCCCGCCGCGGGAGTGGGCGGAACGGCTCTACGCCGTTCGTCGATGGACCTCCATGCCGACCGGCGGGCACTTCGCCGCCGCAGAGGAACCGGAGCTCCTCGCGCGCGACATCGCCGCCTTCTTCTCGGAGATCTGATTCCGGCGAGCCTCTGACGGAGGGCGGAGAACGAGTCGAATGCGCGCCATCGGAACACGTCCCGCCGGGTTTCTCCTCCTCGCCTGTGCGGCCTCCCTCGGCAGGGCCGCCACGGCGAAGGCCGAGCCGCGCGATTTCGACGCGACAGTTCGCCTTGCCGCTCGAGCGGTCATGCGACAGTGCAACATTCCCGGCCTTGCCATCGCGGTCACGGCCAATGGCAAGCGGCGGTTCTACAACTTCGGCGTGGCCTCCCGGGACACCCGGCAGAAAGTCACGAGCGATACGCTCTTCGAGATCGGATCGATCAGCAAGACCTTCACCGCCACGCTGGCGACGTACGCCCAGGCGGACGGGCGCCTTTCGCTCGCCGACAGCCCGAGCAAGTACCTTCCTCGACTCCGAGGCAGCCGTTTCGACGAGGTGACGCTGATCAACCTCGGGACCCATACGGCGGGAGGCTTCCCTCTGCAGGTTCCCG carries:
- a CDS encoding epoxide hydrolase, with product MKITPFSIRIDEEVLSDLRSRIRNTRWPDPAPGAPWEQGTDLEYLKRLLGYWADGFDWRAQERRLNTFRHFRAEVGEIRVHFVHERARRGRGIPLILTHGWPSTFAEYLPLVPLLTDPEAHGIDGPAFDLVIPSLPGYGFSERPAQASYRTVARLWHGLMRGLGYERYAAGGGDFGAGVAAYMAVENPAPLIAIHLTTMELWPPTGEGTRPPTEAERAYVARVRQWDEVERGYSSIQSTRPQTLGYALNDSPAGLAAWILEKWRAWSDSGGDLEARFSREFLLTMLTLYWVTQTITSSMRDYFDNRWHGAGIEPGARVELPVGIANFDSNYVPEGSPPREWAERLYAVRRWTSMPTGGHFAAAEEPELLARDIAAFFSEI
- a CDS encoding DUF3224 domain-containing protein — its product is MKKLASGRFAIKSWDEQPYSEGQDLPKLTRASVEKTFTGDIEGEGHVEYLMMYRSDGSAAFVGLERIVGRIGGRSGTFVLQRVGAFEGGQAKESYSVVPGSGTGELRGLQGDGSSAVGHGTEHPFTLSYEFV
- a CDS encoding OsmC family protein; this encodes MEITAVVTSSANGHEAIVRTGGSARALSIPPKAAGRGSSVSGGEFLLLAVATCYCNDLYREAERLGIPLDRVEVEATAEFPGIGLAAAHIRYRATVSSPAPESVISRLLRETDAVAEVHNTVRAGVPVSLVLP
- a CDS encoding alkaline phosphatase D family protein, with the protein product MKISRRSFFKAAASIGASLAWAGPARGSRAHWHERRDLYPQGVASGDPDPHSVILWTRRPFAEGTRHLLTVEVAEDEAFHRVVAHAQAPVSSAADWTARVLVGGLKPARTYWYRFTDTEGNGSRVGRTITAPLPDDPRTVNFAFVSCQDVNEGKLNAYRRMIFEDERAPAVAKLDFVLHLGDFIYEVVEYPDEVKTRYDRTIYEVARIPDGHKIGNFHIPLTVEGYRAIYKGYLADPDLQDARARWPFVAIWDNHEFSWQGWQSIVKGGTFEQPGQTVKVAANQAWFEYLPARVAPPSGSLEHFGPPAVRDVPIKEFDSDGLGVEPNNLIAINSLQGYRSLRYGQHLDLIITDQHSFRSADPFSDPSLAKLGGDEYIGMFPEPEMRALDGGRAFNGGNPPREIRFNDARVPNPQRSAPPQTILGARQKAWFKEKLKSSTAGWKIWANSQGALDLRADPQNLPAGLTREPWPANTYASAGGGDYGTAYVERAEIYDLVRDSKITGFAIVSGDRHSFWAGYATAELPPGKFEPVGLSFVGASLTSPGPMEAYEHRLPKDAPLRSLFLADREAGAKPDWTFNMLLKHGVRACLEYAKSRDLERARSLSNPDLAPHVEFVDLGGHGYAKVQLSAGEMRTEFVCIPRPITRSERPDGGPIRYRVSHTAALWKSGERPQLKTSVLEGDVGLAM
- a CDS encoding MOSC N-terminal beta barrel domain-containing protein; protein product: MLVEIGRVEAIFRYPVKSMAGERLDAAELGWHGLEKDRRLAFRRLDDRSGFPWLTATRLPELLLFSPRRGEGSARDDLPAHVRTPNGEELPIFGEALAAEVGRRFGGPVQMTHLDAGIFDEASVSVIASETVSEIGRLAGRSLDIRRFRPNLVVRLDRPGSFQEDAWVGGVLTFGGGDDAPAVAVTMRDLRCSMVNLDPDSASSAPEVMKAIVRANQNNAGIYGAVTRIGRLAVGQPVFLRPTGTGAIET